From one Babesia bovis T2Bo chromosome 3, whole genome shotgun sequence genomic stretch:
- a CDS encoding Mitochondrial import receptor subunit Tom22 family protein: MIADVGQKPTFLIRVRRKANALRRSIVRFTKRTISFIGWVLWIAGTSAVTLVGPVMFHYDKECQLLEMQQQMLQAQQAASAPILN, encoded by the coding sequence ATGATTGCCGACGTGGGACAAAAACCAACCTTCCTCATTAGGGTCAGAAGAAAAGCTAACGCCCTAAGAAGATCAATAGTCAGATTCACCAAACGCACAATATCATTCATAGGATGGGTACTGTGGATCGCCGGCACATCAGCAGTGACACTAGTGGGACCAGTGATGTTCCACTACGACAAGGAATGCCAACTGCTAGAAATGCAACAACAGATGTTACAGGCACAACAGGCTGCATCAGCACCCATACTTAACTAA
- a CDS encoding U1 zinc finger family protein, whose protein sequence is MPKFYCEYCGIYLTHSSPAGRKQHSMGRKHISMKVEYYQRLVREHFFQPPPYTLSGAHPVPGAPPGIVPGNISGPVPDDKSVPMGYPGVPPVGVPRAHPGPPHPVVMSQPPPPFAPPMHTPAPAYGRR, encoded by the exons ATGCCGAAGTTTTACTGTGAGTACTGTGGTATTTATTTGACTCACAGTTCTCCTGCTGGTCGTAAGCAGCATTCTATGGGTCGCAAGCACATTAGTATGAAGGTTGAATACTACCAGC GTCTTGTTCGTGAGCATTTTTTCCAACCACCTCCTTATACGTTATCTGGTGCTCATCCCGTGCCTGGAG CACCACCGGGTATAGTTCCTGGTAATATTTCAGGACCTGTTCCTGATGACAAGAGTGTTCCTATGGGATATCCCGGTGTTCCTCCTGTTGGTGTTCCCAGGGCACATCCTGGTCCTCCTCATCCGGTCGTTATGTCGCAGCCACCACCACCGTTCGCCCCTCCCATGCATACGCCAGCGCCTGCTTACGGTAGGCGCTGA
- a CDS encoding putative integral membrane protein, which translates to MMTVCDISVVLGAGLLSCPSECPYWSQSAVWKGVGVCTTKDRCSVYNPLLSYADERTKVCLPCSVYGCSSCTYSNSVAFTDSDSLVLPDICLRCAPGYRMQDGGNGCYLVESSLWSRSFYAIVAAVLVCLLGLALRMALRPSQLEANIRRYRDALKSQKIGNWSDSLASGFFRSLIDLCSVDVSGVGVILYFRFLVFMGGIIFFMLVMTIAHAHIPCSDMIRSFSAPFSLDKPGEMLEARSWLDLFKPKGYLGLKDHLRNFKYVDDAIEWSVGQYADDTARVMRVLYLCVMGSTIVFAIYQRDFLKEYFREHVRTQYFTLMLDRVPPLHSLEEFVHGATGVRPKSVAVVYDLGDLPEGMDKLLDGLEEEGGSGGVYVNLDMSDQHRLLLRDLQPSGSAFAVFNSRQDMHRAMKTLEHNGICDSRICEIEPEDVMWFNLHGPELQFGHSLGVTFCICLAQLLWTFVFFLPYAAYKLHSDSTDFFECLWLSWFASIGNSLVGTAIQVGTSRISFVNREHSESYLMWISAFMQLINVGCNLLLAHLVNYGGRYKVVSMVKDYLLYMRTPTFRVGEEVSISQSLNSFMKGVLLSIPLMTFLCIYYAMPILKLLFLLSADLGETETSRLVRGSKFTLPDRYCTSIVYLTSCLLLQFVIESKLQAVTLSLCLLASCILHYVTDGYLLFYKCRSTRISGFGSFYNALLLWSLPTGLLAICPSYWRWRAANGRLSTIIIIFCAHMLFYHCFMRHAYGKRWRFDVSEHNTSNSDYTMGNPVYTLRRLVPS; encoded by the coding sequence ATGATGACAGTGTGTGATATATCTGTAGTTTTGGGTGCTGGGTTATTATCTTGTCCTAGTGAGTGTCCCTATTGGTCTCAGAGTGCTGTATGGAAGGGTGTTGGTGTTTGTACTACTAAGGATCGCTGTAGTGTCTATAACCCGTTACTATCATATGCTGACGAGCGTACTAAGGTGTGTCTACCTTGTTCTGTGTATGGTTGTTCTTCTTGTACTTATTCCAATTCGGTTGCATTCACAGATTCTGATTCCTTGGTTTTACCGGATATTTGTTTGAGGTGTGCTCCTGGTTATCGTATGCAAGATGGTGGTAATGGTTGTTACCTCGTTGAGAGTTCGTTATGGTCTCGTTCATTTTATGCTATCGTTGCTGCTGTCTTAGTATGTTTACTTGGTCTTGCTCTTCGTATGGCATTACGTCCATCTCAGTTAGAGGCTAACATTCGTCGTTATCGTGATGCTCTGAAGTCTCAAAAGATTGGCAATTGGTCTGATTCTTTAGCTTCTGGATTCTTTCGGTCACTGATCGATCTTTGTTCCGTTGACGTATCTGGTGTTGGCGTGATACTATATTTCCGTTTTTTAGTTTTTATGGGCGGTATTATATTCTTCATGCTTGTTATGACGATTGCTCACGCCCACATACCATGTTCTGATATGATTCGTTCTTTTAGTGCACCTTTTAGTTTGGACAAGCCTGGTGAGATGCTGGAGGCTCGCTCATGGTTAGACCTGTTTAAGCCAAAGGGCTATTTGGGACTAAAGGACCACTTACGTAACTTCAAGTACGTTGATGACGCCATTGAGTGGAGTGTAGGTCAGTATGCTGACGACACAGCTCGTGTGATGCGTGTGCTTTATCTTTGTGTTATGGGTTCAACTATAGTATTTGCTATATATCAGCGTGACTTTCTAAAGGAATACTTCCGTGAGCACGTTCGTACTCAGTATTTTACTTTAATGCTAGATCGTGTACCTCCGTTACATTCCTTGGAGGAATTTGTTCACGGTGCTACTGGTGTCCGTCCCAAGTCAGTTGCTGTTGTTTATGACCTTGGCGATCTTCCTGAGGGCATGGACAAGTTACTAGACGGCTTGGAAGAGGAGGGCGGCAGCGGTGGCGTATATGTTAACCTTGATATGTCAGATCAACATCGCTTGTTATTGCGTGACTTGCAGCCTAGCGGATCAGCCTTTGCTGTATTTAACTCCCGTCAGGATATGCACCGTGCGATGAAGACCTTGGAGCATAATGGCATTTGCGATTCCCGGATATGTGAGATAGAGCCTGAGGATGTGATGTGGTTTAACCTTCATGGTCCAGAGCTTCAGTTTGGCCACAGTCTTGGGGTGACATTCTGTATCTGCTTAGCTCAATTATTATGGACCTTTGTCTTCTTTTTACCTTATGCTGCTTATAAGTTACATTCTGATTCTACTGATTTTTTTGAATGTCTTTGGTTATCTTGGTTTGCTTCTATTGGCAATTCATTGGTTGGTACTGCTATTCAGGTTGGTACTTCCAGGATATCATTTGTCAATCGTGAGCATTCTGAATCCTACTTAATGTGGATCTCCGCATTTATGCAGTTGATCAATGTAGGTTGCAACTTGTTATTGGCCCATTTGGTTAACTACGGTGGTCGTTACAAGGTAGTATCTATGGTTAAGGACTACCTCCTTTACATGCGTACTCCTACATTTCGTGTTGGTGAGGAGGTTTCTATATCCCAAAGTCTCAATTCCTTTATGAAAGGCGTTTTGCTATCGATACCACTGATGACTTTTCTATGTATCTATTATGCCATGCCTATATTAAAGTTGTTATTCCTACTATCTGCTGACCTTGGCGAGACTGAAACTAGTCGTCTGGTTCGTGGTTCTAAATTTACTTTACCTGATCGTTACTGTACCTCTATTGTGTATCTAACATCTTGTTTATTATTACAATTTGTTATAGAGAGCAAGTTACAGGCTGTTACCTTATCATTATGTTTATTGGCTTCTTGTATTTTGCACTATGTTACTGATGGTTACTTGTTATTTTACAAGTGCAGGTCAACTCGCATTTCAGGTTTCGGTTCATTTTACAATGCTTTGCTTCTTTGGTCGTTACCTACGGGTTTACTTGCTATATGCCCCTCTTATTGGCGTTGGCGTGCTGCTAATGGTCGTTTATCTACTATTATCATTATTTTCTGTGCTCACATGTTATTTTACCATTGCTTTATGCGTCATGCTTATGGTAAACGTTGGCGTTTTGACGTTTCTGAGCATAACACTTCAAATTCAGATTACACTATGGGTAATCCTGTGTACACTCTTCGTCGATTGGTTCCATCTTAG
- a CDS encoding nuclear distribution gene C domain containing protein (N-terminal conserved domain of nuclear distribution gene C domain containing protein): MKEFNNVMHMAARNFNNIEELLDAFFGFLCTQTDFYHTQISDEQMKKYGIDKTVNQRGFKPGYIKELIMHINDKYLDIYRQRNQPYLLQQEESIMTKKKVHVVGNKHIDNKVAPTTKLPGPTSVISQSTEQAPRSVEPKPCVIDEDLPKVPNVSGTALELLTNKYTLNTWNGGVNNVYCWAQTGTDLTIEIVTKEHLAPKEVNLQLKRNSMILYIGNETIIEGEFPYQINADESMWSVEDRTRLIISIEKTEERWWDTVIVGHPKIDATQIESVKRFDEFSEPQQHEMVKLMKQHKEKRDLPLEFLKN, encoded by the coding sequence ATGAAGGAATTCAACAATGTCATGCATATGGCAGCAAGGAACTTCAATAATATAGAAGAACTACTAGATGCATTCTTTGGATTCCTGTGCACACAAACTGATTTCTACCATACACAAATAAGCGATGAACAAATGAAAAAGTATGGAATAGATAAAACAGTTAACCAAAGAGGGTTCAAACCGGGATATATCAAGGAACTTATCATGCATATCAATGATAAGTACCTTGATATATACCGACAAAGAAATCAACCTTATCTCTTGCAACAGGAAGAATCTATAATGACCAAGAAAAAGGTACATGTAGTGGGAAATAAGCATATTGATAACAAAGTGGCACCCACTACAAAGTTACCGGGACCAACAAGTGTTATATCGCAGTCCACAGAACAGGCACCTAGAAGTGTAGAACCAAAACCTTGTGTCATAGATGAAGACCTACCGAAAGTACCAAACGTATCTGGTACTGCCCTGGAATTACTTACGAATAAATACACACTTAATACGTGGAATGGAGGAGTTAATAACGTATACTGCTGGGCACAAACAGGTACGGATCTGACCATTGAAATAGTAACCAAGGAACATCTGGCACCTAAGGAAGTGAATTTACAACTTAAACGAAATAGCATGATACTTTACATCGGCAATGAAACTATTATAGAAGGTGAATTCCCATACCAAATTAACGCAGATGAGTCAATGTGGAGTGTAGAAGATAGAACCAGGTTAATCATATCAATAGAAAAAACAGAAGAAAGGTGGTGGGATACCGTTATAGTAGGACACCCGAAAATAGATGCTACACAAATAGAATCGGTAAAACGATTTGATGAATTCAGCGAACCGCAACAACATGAAATGGTAAAACTAATGAAGCAACATAAAGAAAAACGAGATTTGCCACTCGAATTTTTGAAGAACTAG
- a CDS encoding Ubiquitin-conjugating enzyme E2 2 (encoded by transcript variant A - alternatively spliced) yields the protein MSSEARKRLLLDLRKLRQELPETVCASPVEGDIFQWQAVILGPENTEWEGGIFTLSLKFPNNYPHRPPVVKFITRVYHPNVYQDGSICLDILDREWSPVFDVCAILTSIQSLLTDPNNKSPANREAAVMFEENRTEYIRKVKETVEESLAVAESQAEGHDLSD from the exons ATGAGCTCAGAAGCG AGAAAAAGACTATTGCTGGACCTGCGGAAGCTGAGGCAAGAACTGCCAGAAACAGTATGCGCAAGCCCAGTGGAAGGAGATATATTCCAGTGGCAAGCAGTAATACTGGGACCAGAAAACACAGAGTGGGAAGGAG GAATATTCACACTCTCACTTAAATTCCCAAACAACTACCCACATAGGCCGCCAGTAGTCAAATTCATTACGAGGGTATACCACCCAAACGTATACCAAGACGGAAGTATATGCCTGGATATACTAGACAGAGAGTGGAGCCCGGTTTTCGACGTATGCGCAATACTGACCTCTATACAGTCACTACTAACAGATCCAAACAACAAAAGCCCAGCTAACAGAGAAGCTGCAGTTATGTTCGAAGAAAATAGAACTGAATATATCAGAAAGGTGAAGGAAACCGTAGAGGAAAGTTTAGCAGTAGCAGAGTCACAGGCAGAAGGACATGACCTAAGTGATTAG
- a CDS encoding hypothetical protein (encoded by transcript variant B - alternatively spliced), whose amino-acid sequence MSSEARKRLLLDLRKLRQELPETVCASPVEGDIFQWQAVILGPENTEWEGGIFTLSLKFPNNYPHRPPVVKFITRVYHPNVYQDGSICLDILDREWSPVFDIQTTKAQLTEKLQLCSKKIELNISER is encoded by the exons ATGAGCTCAGAAGCG AGAAAAAGACTATTGCTGGACCTGCGGAAGCTGAGGCAAGAACTGCCAGAAACAGTATGCGCAAGCCCAGTGGAAGGAGATATATTCCAGTGGCAAGCAGTAATACTGGGACCAGAAAACACAGAGTGGGAAGGAG GAATATTCACACTCTCACTTAAATTCCCAAACAACTACCCACATAGGCCGCCAGTAGTCAAATTCATTACGAGGGTATACCACCCAAACGTATACCAAGACGGAAGTATATGCCTGGATATACTAGACAGAGAGTGGAGCCCGGTTTTCGAC ATCCAAACAACAAAAGCCCAGCTAACAGAGAAGCTGCAGTTATGTTCGAAGAAAATAGAACTGAATATATCAGAAAGGTGA
- a CDS encoding RNA recognition motif domain containing protein — protein sequence MDSIVSSDQKQLAREFLDLEELHSREARSRAVVLEILGDIPDADVAPPKNVLFVCKLNPVTEADDLKLIFSRFGPVVSCDVIRDYKTGDSLQYAFVEFESEDSCNDAYFRMQNVLIDDRRIHVDFCQSVSGFWKRFKDNQRFSRISKMAGSTSHRKSPTRPISRDIPGDRTVDRSTSGSPGRHQRSRSTSEELKRTRYHRDRYRRVSPDRRRSRRERSFSISPDRKRTRYRHRSSSFDPSPRGRRSGRYRSRSRSKSPGRKRSRHRHDRRS from the exons atggattccattgttTCTTCTGACCAGAAGCAGCTAGCTCGTGAGTTTTTGGATTTGGAGGAGCTTCATTCTCGGGAGGCTAGGTCTCGTGCTGTAGTACTTGAGATTCTTGGTGACATTCCTGATGCTGACGTCGCTCCTCCGAAGAATGTCTTATTCGTCTGCAAGTTGAATCCTGTGACTGAGGCTGATGACTTGAAGTTGATATTTTCGAG GTTTGGTCCTGTGGTTAGTTGTGATGTGATTCGTGACTACAAGACTGGGGACTCACTTCAGTATGCCTTTGTAGAATTTGAATCTGAAGACAGTTGCAATGACGCATACTTTCGTATGCAGAACGTTTTGATTGACGACCGTCg GATCCATGTTGACTTTTGTCAATCTGTATCTGGTTTTTGGAAGCGCTTCAAGGATAATCAAAGATTCAGTCGTATTTCTAAGATGGCTGGATCCACTTCACATCGCAAGTCGCCTACAAGGCCAATATCGCGTGATATTCCAGGGGACAGGACTGTTGATCGATCAACAAGTGGCTCACCTGGTAGACATCAACGCTCACGTAGCACTTCAGAGGAACTAAAGCGTACTCGTTACCATCGGGATAGGTACCGACGTGTATCACCTGATCGCAGGCGTAGTCGTCGTGAGCGTTCCTTCAGTATATCACCTGATCGCAAGCGTACTCGCTATCGTCATCGTAGTAGCTCTTTTGACCCTAGTCCTCGAGGACGTAGGTCGGGTCGTTACCGCAGCAGATCTCGCAGCAAATCTCCTGGGCGCAAGCGCAGCCGTCATCGCCACGACCGTCGCAGTTAA